From a single Sorghum bicolor cultivar BTx623 chromosome 5, Sorghum_bicolor_NCBIv3, whole genome shotgun sequence genomic region:
- the LOC8079114 gene encoding putative serpin-Z6A, which translates to MVEQAIPAPAASHQEGGPRVSYARDGLQGLMDAMASSPSFLQDNLPLNKVEVGEFWVPRFKMSYTRSLSEDLHDLGVQAVFSGAAELPDLLEEDDESHEPLFLGNLLHKAVIEVNEEGTEAAAVTASDMFTSCGLGWQDPPPVDFVADHPFAFFVVEEVSGAILFAGQVLDPTRS; encoded by the coding sequence ATGGTGGAGCAGGCCatcccggcgccggcggccagCCATCAAGAGGGCGGCCCGCGCGTGTCCTACGCGCGCGACGGCCTGCAGGGTCTCATGGACGCCATGGCGTCCAGCCCGAGCTTCTTGCAGGACAACCTGCCGCTGAACAAGGTCGAGGTAGGGGAGTTCTGGGTTCCCAGGTTCAAGATGTCCTACACCAGATCCTTGAGCGAGGACCTCCATGATCTCGGCGTCCAGGCCGTGTTCTCGGGGGCAGCTGAGCTGCCCGACTTGCTGGAGGAAGACGACGAGTCTCATGAGCCACTGTTTCTTGGGAACCTCCTGCACAAGGCTGTGATCGAAGTGAATGAGGAAGGCACGGAGGCGGCGGCTGTTACTGCTTCCGATATGTTTACTTCATGTGGACTGGGGTGGCAGGATCCGCCGCCGGTGGACTTCGTCGCCGACCATCCATTTGCCTTCTTCGTGGTGGAGGAAGTATCTGGTGCTATCCTATTTGCTGGACAAGTCCTTGACCCTACGCGATCATAG
- the LOC8079115 gene encoding BTB/POZ and MATH domain-containing protein 3 → MATSPAASSGTATGTIGETIVGSHLWKIDRFSATKDLGVGKSIKSSTFNVGGHTWYIECYPCGDNEYSAGLVTLFLCLSAHKEQVEAKCRFTLMDDDRDYYQDGYNHTYNAEDSRGLGIDLIKRADLKKHLKDDCFRIRCDVYIVREFPAVPPPDLHRPLSDLVASGMPGGDRTFQVGGEVFTVHRGLPDPSAHIAASPTPAGTSSSTAGSISSVSHVLTIDGYSKSKKMFRTDDYVESEWFRVVGGHSWYIKLYPSREKEDDDSGCLAVFLNNNWWLLDEDHIEDKVLKVRVELTLLTFAREIISSAQFCYAFTSRYDKCRCYFPFNTEMEPLIGDSFHVKCDVTVVKEITPILRPPDLNLYFGHLLASQVATDVTFEVGSDLFSAHKLVLATRSRAFMAEFFGPAGKGSSTTVTRVQIDDMEPRVFKALLHFIYTDTLPELHEDDDKIVMAQDLLVAADRYDMGRLKLICADMLCNYVNDARAAFAMLELADKHCCRRLKVKCMKLLKGHFAKVAP, encoded by the exons ATGGCCACCTCACCGGCTGCATCGTCTGGCACTGCCACGGGCACCATCGGCGAGACGATCGTTGGGTCGCACCTGTGGAAGATCGACCGCTTCTCGGCAACCAAGGATCTCGGCGTCGGCAAGAGCATCAAATCTAGCACATTCAACGTCGGAGGGCATACCTGGTACATCGAGTGCTATCCTTGCGGTGACAACGAGTACAGCGCCGGTCTGGTAACCCTCTTTCTGTGCCTCTCTGCTCATAAGGAACAAGTCGAGGCAAAATGCAGGTTCACTTTGATGGATGATGACCGAGACTATTATCAAGACGGCTACAACCACACCTACAACGCAGAGGATTCAAGGGGCTTAGGTATTGATCTCATAAAAAGGGCAGATCTGAAGAAGCACCTCAAGGACGACTGCTTCCGGATCAGATGTGATGTGTACATTGTCAGGGAGTTTCCTGCTGTGCCACCGCCGGACCTGCATCGACCTCTCAGTGACCTTGTTGCTAGTGGAATGCCTGGCGGCGATCGGACGTTCCAAGTCGGCGGGGAGGTCTTCACTGTGCACAG AGGACTACCAGACCCATCTGCCCACATAGCAGCCTCCCCAACACCCGCCGGCACCAGCAGTAGCACCGCGGGGAGCATCTCTTCCGTGTCGCACGTCCTGACGATCGACGGCTACTCCAAATCCAAGAAGATGTTCCGCACCGACGACTATGTCGAATCCGAATGGTTCAGGGTCGTCGGAGGGCACAGCTGGTACATCAAATTGTACCCAAGCCGCGAAAAAGAGGATGACGACAGCGGCTGCCTAGCCGTCTTCCTCAATAACAACTGGTGGCTATTAGATGAAGATCATATTGAAGATAAAGTACTGAAGGTGCGAGTCGAGTTGACCCTGCTCACCTTTGCTCGAGAGATCATATCGTCGGCCCAATTTTGCTACGCCTTCACATCAAGATATGATAAATGCCGCTGTTATTTCCCTTTTAATACGGAGATGGAGCCTCTTATTGGGGACAGTTTCCATGTCAAGTGTGATGTCACCGTCGTCAAGGAAATCACTCCAATACTGCGGCCGCCAGACCTGAACCTGTACTTCGGCCACCTCCTAGCAAGCCAGGTGGCAACCGATGTGACCTTTGAGGTTGGCAGCGATCTGTTCTCGGCGCACAAGTTGGTGCTCGCCACCCGGTCCAGGGCCTTCATGGCCGAGTTCTTTGGACCAGCAGGGAAGGGCAGCAGTACTACTGTCACTCGTGTGCAGATCGACGATATGGAGCCGAGAGTGTTCAAGGCTTTGCTCCATTTCATCTACACCGACACCCTCCCTGAGCTACATGAAGATGACGACAAGATTGTGATGGCTCAGGATCTGCTTGTCGCGGCGGATCGGTATGACATGGGGAGGCTCAAGTTGATCTGCGCTGACATGCTTTGCAACTACGTGAACGACGCACGTGCAGCTTTCGCCATGCTGGAGCTGGCTGACAAACATTGCTGCCGCAGGCTCAAGGTGAAGTGCATGAAGCTCCTCAAGGGCCACTTCGCCAAGGTCGCTCCTTGA